agaatcattctatgtgagagagcCTTGTATCTCCTAGCATATTTATGCCCTACAAGTGTGTAAatgagaatatgctttcaacaatacacaacaagatcacatcatattagctttactctcaaagcactaaCATTgatgactacaagccttattCTGAAGCTTTACTCCTTATTATCATCattatacctagatttcaaggtattctaatcacattctttattagtaggtgattctagtcataattaatcataaaggtttaatttcaactttactaGTATGATCCTTCATATTCAATAAGGTCTAGTTCAATTTATGTTTATATGTTCCTaaacttgaacaattactacacatgacattgattttagaagatcacctatgaatccttaatttcacctttcatggtTTAAACTCACacaatatcaaattcatcaattagactagggttaaccatagaattcacataaattcattataatatcataattaaatgCTCAATCAACCATAATTAAATGTTATCCAttcaattggaatcatacttaaacactacccacaatgtaggaagaaaccctagctagaattgggttttgtCTTCACAATGGGGAAATCTAGGGGGCTCTATGAGTGGAAGAACtcatagatgaataagctaacataccttgattcaAAGCCTagcaaaatcttgaaaaaatggAGGAAATTCTGCCCTacttccttctcttcttctttttcttcttcacttcttagagagagaattttcttTAGAGAATTTGGGGTCTTGGAATAATGAATTAACTCccttagtttaggggtctattaaGCTTATATATGTGgtttaataactaactaaccaACCTCACTTAACCCCTAATCCCCtaacttaaaataatttcacTAAAAATCTTGCCCACCCACGAGACTCCCACCCATGGACCATGGGTGGGTCTACGAATCATGTTGCACTTCGTAGGTGGGGTTCAGGGGCTTAACATGCAGGGAAGGTAAAGCCTTGACCCATGACCCCAACCCACTGGCCGTAGATGCTCTTCGTGGGAGGCTGCCTTTTTTTGGCAGCTTTTGGGGCTGTTTTGGGgtcttcctcaaggaccccttgggtggtccttggggggtcgtaccttgacacCATAACCGTAAATCCCTGATTCTAAGTGCGGGAATCATTTTTACGATTTTAACCCTCATATAAAACCCTAACACAAGGCTCTAGAACTCTCTAGTTTAGTTCACTAGTTTCTGAGTATAACAATGTGTGGTTACCTTCATTAGTTTGGAGTTGCTGTGTGTTGTTTCGGCAGATGCCGAAGACCAGAGCTTATGTTTCCAATGGTAGAAGAGAGTCACTCTCCGAGACTACTATTGAGGCCctagctaggggtagaggtagaGCTTAAGTTAGAAGTCGTGCTCGTGCAGTAGCAAAAGGTAGAGGTTGTTCCCGTGGAGTGGCACCAGCCAGAGGTAGATCCAGAGAGGCTTCTCCTAAACCACACATTGAGGTTGCTAAGGAACAGGCTCCTCTCGAGTTTAGAGCTCCTTTATTTCAGGACACTTTGTTGAGAATGTTGATATGTATGCTAGAGAACATTTCACAGGGTACGCCACAGGGGGCTTAGACAAGGGTAGTGGCACACACCCCAGGTCAACACTAGACTATTGGTATTCATGTTCAGGTGGGCCAGCCACCAGTGGTTCTTCCGTCGGTTGTTGGTGCACAAATTGCTTCCGAGATCATTTGGAGAACGGCTGATCAGCAGTGTTACGAGAGGTTTCAGAAGATGAAACCACCCAGTTTTAAGGTGATAAGAGCGAGGATGATAATgacatttttactttttttcatgAGATGCTTAAGGGAGTGGGTATGGTGGATGCTCGTGGTGTTAAGTTTGTCGCTCTTCAATTTTGTGGTCGCGCCAAAGAGTGGTGGAAGCCTTTTGTGATGTCTAGAGAAGTTGGATCTCCTTTGATAGAGTGAGATATGTTTTCTAGTGCTTTCCAGGACCACTTCATTCCTTAGAGCGTGAGAGAGGAGAGTCATTTGAGATTTGAGAGCTTAGTTCAGGATTGAGTATAAGGCCCATTTCTGTGAGCATTTTAGGCATGCTGTGACTATTGTTCCAGAAGAGGTAGAGAGAGTTCCCAGGTTTGTGAGAGGGTTGACTGTCTCCGTCAAATCTTATGTGTTCAGGGCAGCCAGAGATGGGGCTTCCTTCCAGTCCATTGTGAGCACTGCAAAGAGGTGGAGTTGATGGTTTTATAGGAGTTTGGGGAGCCCAAGAGGGCCCATTCTTCTGGTCAATTTTTTGGTGCCTCATTTGGAGGCGGAGGTCTGTATAGAGGTGGTAGTTCTTTCCAGCACCGTGGGCCAGTTCATGCTTCTATGCTGGCAGCTAAAAGTGGGCAGTCAACCTGAGGATCATATGGTTCTGGCCGAGATGGCTATGGTAGTTCACTTGGTTCGCATCAAAATTTATCGGTGCCAAGATCTGGTTATACTTGTGGGGATCCAGGTCATATGATGCGACAGTGTGTCCCCTTCAAAATCTTTCAGAACCTCAGCGCTCCAATTCAGCGCTTCCAGCCAGAGGTCGAGGCAGAGTTCAGTCCGATAAAGGTGGCAGGACTACTGGTAGAGGTACTCCAGCTCCGCATGGGAAGGTAGAGGTTCTATTCAGACTGTAGGTGGCCGAGATGGCCAGTGTTATGCTTTCCAGGGAGGCATGAGGCTGAAATTTCTGGTGTTGTGATCACAGATATTGTCAAGGTTTGCCATCGACATGCGTCTGTattgtttgatccgggttctactttcTCAATGTGTCTACCTATTTTGCTATTGGGCATATTCATATTTCTACACCAATGGGTGAATTCTTAGTGGTGGATCAAGTGTATCGATCCTGTCATGTTTCTTTGGTTGGGTATGATACTTGGGAAGACTTGATCATTTTAGGGATGGTAGACTTTGCCATtatcttgggtatggattggctttCTCCGCATCATGctattcttgatttttatgcTTAGACTATGACCTTACCAAGGCCGGGTGTCTCGAGAGTTAAGTGGGCAGGTGCTAGTGGTTCTTACCCTAGAATAGTTATTTCCTTCACTAAAGCTCAGAGATTGGTTAATGGAGAGTGTTTGTCCTACTTGGCTTTCATTTGGGATACTAGCGTTGATCCATCTCTCATGAATTATGTGCCCGTGGTTTGAGAGTTTGTAGATGTGTTTCCTACTAATCTTCCAGATCTTCATCCAGATAGGGATATTGACTTTGCTATTGACTTAGAGTCGGGCACTAAGCccatctctattcctccttatcatATGGCTCCAGCCCagttgaaggaattgaaggatAAATTACATAATTTGTTCACTAAGGGGTTTATACGCCCTAGTgtttctccatggggtgctcctgtGTTGTTTGTAAGAAAGAATGATGGATCCATGaagatgtgtattgattatcgacagtTTAACAAAGTGACAGTGAAAAATAAGTATCATCTTTCtcatattgatgatttgtttgaccagcTTCATGGTGCATCTCTATTTtgtaagattgatttaagatacAGTTATCACCAGTTAAAGATTAGGGCATTGGATATCCCTAAGATAGCTTTTACAACTTGTTATGGGAATTATGAATTTCTTGTgttgtcttttggtttgactaacaCCCCTACATTCATGGAGTTGATGAACGGGGTGTTCCGACCTTATCTAGATTTCTTTGCGATAGTATTCATTGACGACATCTTGGTGTACTCCAAGATTGAGGAGGATCATGATCGACATTTGAGGATTGTACCCTAAAGAATGAAGGAAAAAAGTTTTATGTCAAGTTctcaaaatttgagttttggcttgattcTGTGGCATTTTTTAGACATGTGGAGTCCAATGAGGGTATTCGGGTAGATCCAACCAAGATTGAGGCAGTGAGGGGTTGGACCAGACCTACATTACTTATTGAGATCTGGAGTTTTATGGGACTTGTGGGCTATCAACAACGATTTATTCACAGCTTCTATACCATTCCATCTCCTTTGACTATATTGACTCGGAAAAGTGTGAATTTCCAATGATCTGATGAGTGTGAGGATAACCTTCAAAAGCACAAGGCCTTATTGATGTTGGCTCCTGTTTTGACCTTACCCGAGGAGGGTGTGGACTTCACTGTATACTGTGATGATTCTGGAGTCGGATTAGGTAGTGCTCTTATGCAAAAAGGCAAGGTGATTGCCTGTGCCTCTATACAGTTAAAGACTCATGAGAGGAATTACCATacccatgatttggagttggcagacATAGTGTTTGTGCTTAAACTATGGCGACATTATCTTTACGGGGTTCATTGTGAGGTCTTCACAGACCATCGGAGTCTTCCATACATTTTCAGTCAGAGAGATCTTAACTTGAGGCAGCGCAGATAGCTCGAGCTactgaaggactatgacatcACCATCTTGTATCATCTAGGGAAGGCCAATGTGGTGGCCGATTGCTTTGAGTAGGAAGCTTTCTAGCATAGGGAGTTTTGTCGCTATTAGTATGGAGCAGAGACCACTAGCTAGAGATGTTCATAGGTTAGCCAACAGTTCGTCCGATTACGAATTTATAAGAAGATAGGTGGTTTGATTGCTTTTATTGATACTCGTTCTTCCTTAATATGAGCGGATTTGTAAGCATCAGTTTGATGACGAGAAGATACGCCTCATTCGAGATAAGGTGATGAAAGAGGAAGCCAAGGAGGTTGTCCTTGATTCCGATGGTGTCTCGCAGATTGGAGGCGAGATTTGTTTGCCTAAGGTAGGCGAGTTGACTAGACtgattcttgaggaggctcattGTTCccgatattccattcatttgAGTCCggcaaagatgtatcatgatctgAGCCAGCACTATTGGTAGTGTGGTATGAAGAGGGATATTGCAGATTTTGTTTCGAGGTGTTTGacttgccaacaagtcaagtgTGAGCACTAGCGTCCAGGAGGTATATCTTAGAGGATGCCTATTCCTAATTGGAAGTGGGAGCAGATCACGATGGACTTTGTTGTGAGACTACCTACCACTGTGGGTGgttatgactccatttgggttgTGGTCGATAAGTTGACCAAGTCGGCCCATTTCACCCAATTCAGGTGAAGTATACGACAGAAAAGTTAGCCGAGCTTTATATCAGTCAGATTGTGCAATTGCATGTTATCTCGATTTCTATTATCTCTAATCGAGGTTCATTTTTCACTTCCCTTTTCTGGAAGGCATTGCAACATGGTTTGGGTACTCGGTTAGATATGagtacaacctttcaccctcagacataTGGTCAGTCCGAGTGGATGATTCAGGAGTTGGAAGACATGCTTCCAGCTTGTATGATTGATTTTGGTGCTAGATGGATCAACATTTACCCTTAacagagtttgcctacaacaacaattatcatTCCAGTATTTAGATGGCTCTTTTTGAGGCGTTGTATGAAAGACTGTGTAGATCTCTGATCGGATGGTTTGATTTAGCAGAGATGGATTCATTAGATACATACTTTTTTAAAGATGATATGGAGCAGGTTCGTATGATCCAGGGTAGACTGTTGACGGCCTAGAGCCGACAAAAGAGTTATGCGCATTGGAGAGTTCGAACACTAATATCCATGAAGGGTGATCATGTTTGGCTCcgagtgtcacccatgaagggtctGATGAGGTTCGgaaagaagggaaaacttagcCTAGATTCATTGGACTCTTTGAGATTTTGAGTTGTGCGGGAGATGTGGCCTATAAGTTGGCCTTGCCACCTATCTTGTTAGATGTGCATCCCGTGTTTCCATGCTTCAAAATTACGTGCCAGATGAGTCACGTGTACTTTCTGTTGATTCAGTTGAGTTGGGTCCAGACTTATCTTTTGAGGAGGAGCCTATAGTAATTTTGAATTAGCAGGTCTGGAAGCTTACCACCAAGGAGATCGCTTCAGTGAAGGTGCAGTGGAAGCATCGTTCACTTGGTGAAGCTACTTAGGAGGCAGAATCTAATATGCATGCTAGATATCCTCAACTTTTAAAAGCTCTACGTACTTTCTTTGCTTTATGTTTGAGGATGAACATGGTTTATAGTCTAGGTACTTTCTTTGCTTTATGTTCGAAGACGAACATGGTTTATAGTGGTGGATAACGTAATGACCCGGTCggtaatttttgtttttccgTGGAAATTACTGTTTTTCCCTCTCACTATTGACCCCGAGTCTTCTTTGGTTGAATTTGAAACGTtggttttgaactttgagttaaaagtgaaaatttggtaagttttgagtttgaaagacttatatgttaagaaagtggtttTCGGTGTCTTTTAGAGTTTCGATTGTCGGGATGGAATTCTGTCAATTCCATCAGTCCCGAAATGTGAAATCTGATTAGTGAGAGTTGTCGGTTTCAATTtctgagtctttttgaggatttgaggtcctaagttgtggAATTGTGGAATTTTAGCCTTTAGGTTGACTTAGGTCAACATTCGAGGCTCAGATCAGAATTCTGAGATTCTGTTGCATTCGGGGGGTGGTTTTAGTCCTAGGTGAGGTCTTCATAGATTTTTGAGAGATCACGAGcttgttttagcctttttaggcaTGAGATAGTTTCTTGTGTTTTTACGCATatcgggtcaaggagaccttgAATTCGTATATTGACGATTCCATTGAGTTTGAAACGTTGGATAAAAATGATTTGCATATGTGGTTTGTGTGCACGGGGTTCTGAACGAATCCTGAGGGTCCTTTCGATGTTTTGGAAATTGGTTGAGTTGCTGGTGTCTGCAGGCCTTGCTTTTGAGAAGGCCATCCGCTTAAGCGACCTCCGCTTAAGAAATGGGCATGTCGCTTAAGCGAAGGAGGTTTCGCTTTTGTGAGTCCCGCACTTTTAAGTTGGAAATTGAtgaatctttttaatttttggctaaaaaatcTTTAGTAATTTGATTATCGtcataattatgattatttttactACAATATTATTAATGTAGAACAAATAATTGctttacattatatatatataaagggtaaaaaaaaatttgattcttttcataATTATGAGTATTTTTACTGCAATATTATTAATGTAGAACAGATAAgtgctttatatatatatatatatatatatataaagggtaaaacggtaattcaacttttgacttgAGTTCTTtccatttatagtatagtataatatataaataaatatatatatatatatatatatatatatatatatatgataattcCAAAGCAGTACTCATCTTACCATCAATTTCAAGACTTTTCTTTCAACCGAAATTGAAGATTGGAATGAAGAATTATTTGGAGCTCCGTCATTTTTGTCACCAACTAAATATAGGTATAACTTGGACTTCAAGCATGAACTCATGTTACAGTAGAtctgtcaaaaaaaaattgtacacaAATTTGAAAAGGTTAGGGGTGAAGTCTTCAATATCTTTGGCCtaaacaaaattttcattttgttgtttttaatcATGACGATTATTTTTCACTCAAAAACTTTGAGCTCTTGATAAACATCAATAcacccaaaaatattattacaacAAGAGTTCTTGATAAAAATCAATACACCACAAAAAAATGTTAATGTAAGATAATACTTGTAAAGATTATGAAAACTTACCGATTCAAGAGGAAAAAATTGGTGTTCAGTTAAGAAAGGAGAGGAAGAAAGTTTgtagaaagagaaagaaagtcATGCAATGAGAGAGAGGCAACCTGATTTTTTTCTATCATATTAAATAAGTCTTAATGTTGTTAAGACTCTCCTATAAATCTGATTTGTTCAGAACTTTTCAGATTCATAAAgaagctttttttaaaaaagaaacaaatagaCTTAATGAGCCGAATCTAAATGACTAAGATTCAAACCTAAAAACTAAACACAGTTAATGAGTtgaatctgaatgattaagatttcTTGGTATTGGATTAGCTAATTAATCAGAAAAACTTGTACTATATATTCAGCAATTAAATTATCGTATTGTAGTGTTATAAGAATAATGAacattaatatattaatatataatgaacattaatatattttttacatgaGCACatacaattttataaaatttatgtctTATTAACATGCTCACATATCCCTTTAGTTCAAATAGTcataaaatcaaacatattttcaaaccaaactcCAGCAGATTATGTTGGAGTTTTGCATGTGGGAATTTTAGTACTTTAAGATAGTGCGATGAAGTTTCACGCTATTAGAattcttttgtattttagttGGGAATACTTTtgtccaaattttatttttacattaaaatataattaaatatcgAATAATTTTGAGATTAATTGTTTAAAAGTAGCTATTTTCCCATTTTCCccaaaattaattcaatttaatttCAATACAGAGCAAGGGCAATTCCAAGACCTTCTAAAATTTGTTgccttaaaatttaatttagacTTATGAAACTGAAGTTGAATATTATGGATatgaaatttcaaacttcataaATACGAGTTTGaaaattcaaacttcaaagtAGCAAATTTGAAGTTTCAAAATCTAAATATACAAATTGGGCTTTTCAAAATCTAGCCTCGAATCCGCATGTTAAAGTTTAAACTTcaattttagtaaaaatcataatcaaacttaaaaaattgaaagttggCTTGACAAATCGTAACTTCAAACCTAAATATATGAGTATGAGGTTAGCATAGCCGTTATGAACTTTGTACCCAGAAAAAAAATCAGCAATTCCAAATAAGACATTCCTAACATGCTTTAGATGAattctactattatttttctaGATAATGATGAATTTTACTACTCTAGAGCACCTATGAGATGCATGATATTTACAAAGCAAAAACTTTACCATCCTAGCTAAAATGGTAAATGACATTTATTTCGCAAAAAAGCACTAAAGTCAATCCATTAGGTATTAACTACTTAACTCcaatcattttaatttgtttttcttaattCAATATGATATGaaactgaagaaaaaaaaattattaacttaaATTAAAGGTGTATAATGAACCAAAATGTCTTTTGAGTCTTGTGATCTTAAGAAATATGTCCTCCGTGGAAATATAAAAAGTTATTCCTCCATTCTAATTGATGTAAAGTCATTTGACTGgacacaaaattaaagaaagagaaGATTTTGTCCTTCAAAGTCAGACCTTTCTAGTATGTGTGAGTCTTTTCAATCGACAAAAATGCTGATCAAAACTTGAAAACAATCCATCTCTAATATTATCCTTAGATATTTATGTGgttattaatcattatttgataaagtgaaaaaggaaaattttaaagttacattatttatagtttacaatttaaatagaaaaagtgattttctttttaaatagattttaaaaatctaaatataaaacgtgatattactcaaaaaaaaaattatttttttcccgagagaaagaaaaagaagcagCAGAGAAGGAGCACAGAGCAACCTAAAATTTGCCAACACTGACATTTTAAATGGCGTAACTACGAGCAGCTACCAGATTCCCATTCCTACTTGTttgcaacaaaagaaaaagtaattcATGTGGTTTAGCATAAAATCAACGGAGTATGACACAAAATGTCCTTGAACTGTGAAATTTGGTACTATAATATTGTTCTTCATTCACCTATTGAGTCAAAACTCTAACGTTAACGTTTTGACTCAAGATTGGCCTTTAAGAATAATGGGCACATACCcaattgaaattatttaaaaggTGTTGGATCTcatagtaattttaaaaaataaaataaatccaaTATTTCGGGTAACTTTGTTTCAGCCCTAACTTACCTATACTCGTCGGATGACAGCGGCGCCCGTGATGGCCGTGGGGCAGCCTCCACCGTTGGAGGTTGCTCCAACACCTAAGGGAGTCATTAATAATCTAGGGCATCCATCGAATATGGCTTACGCCAACGCCATTAAACCAAGGAACTCACAACACAAGCCTATACCGATGAAACAAGTAGCATATCTACATGGAGAACCAAAGATAGTGTGGGAAGAAGAGGAAGTAGAACCTAtgatcatcaatgaagacctGCAGTTCGCGGTGATAGGAAATTTTTCCTACGGGTGGCCGGAGATCCAGGAGTTAAGGAGATTAAGACCAAAACAATGTGAACTGAAAGGGGATGTAAACAATGGCATACTAAGTAATAGGTATGTTCTAATAAGGACTACACTGTTGGAAGATTATGTTACTCTACTGTCAAAACCACAGTTTTATATCACGCAAAATTATTGGTCATATCCTATGAGGTCCCTTAAGTGGGATCCAATGTTTGATCTGGTGGAGGAAACATCAATTGTGATTGCGTGGATATTGTTCCCAGCGCTCCCTCCCAACTTCTTTGGGAAGGAAGCAATATTCTCATTGGCATCGGCTGTTGGAAAACCTTCACAAGTTGACATGgcaattcaaaataaaacaagacCAAGTTGTGCAAGAGTCCAGGTAGAAGTGGATTTAATGGGAGATTTCCCTATTAGAATCAACATGGGAGTAAGGAGGGAGTAAGGAGGAAGATAGGGGAAATAGTGGAGAAGTGGGTTGCAATTAAATACGACTATGTATCAAAATACTGCAAAACATACAAGCTACAAGGACACAATGAAAAGGAATGGTTTATCATTCATCTAGAgttataccctaaaccctaaagaGGATCGAGAAGGAAAGTAATGCTGAAAAATTGACAGGGGCCAAGAAGGAAGAACTGGAAAGAAGATCCAAAGGAAAAGACAAGATGGTGGAGCATAAGGGGGACATTAAGCAAGGTgaaaacaataatttaaaaaagcAAAGCAGGAAGAATTTTGAGGAAGGGGATAGATATCATAACAGAGGTGGAAGGAGAGAGCAAGTATGGCATCCAAGGGAACATCCAGTGAATGACCATAATGTTCAAACACATACATGTATGAAGCTTTGGGGAgaataaagaaaaggaagaagggGAAATCAGTGAGATAAAAGAAGTGGAGGAAGGGAAAATCAGTGAAGAGGAAAGAAGAGATGTTGATCAATATGAGTCACAAAGTGGAGGAGGGATAAATAGGGATAAAATAGAGGAGgagaataaagaaaagaatggaTCGTGATGAAAAGAATGACGAGGAGAGAGAAGATAGTCAAGAGAGACATGAGCATGATATCATGGGGGGAAATCAATCACAAGATGAATGGAATGAAGGTAATCAATTGATCAAGGAGAAAGACTCAAATGAAATAGGGACATCCAGTAGTACTATTAATTCATCAGAAAATTCCTAGACAGCAAAGAACCAACAGCAAGTTAAAGGGGTAAGGGGACTGAATGAAGGGGTAAAGTCGGGACAAAAATCACTTGATTTGGAGGGAGAGCTAACCCCCAAAATCCATACAACTAAGCAGCAggaaaaacaacataaacaGGATACAGAGGAGGAAGACAACATGGATGCAAATATTGACAATATAGGCAGAAGTGGGGACTTATCACCAACGCAGATGGAGAGATTAAAGGGTAGAGACAAAAGAGGA
This genomic stretch from Solanum stenotomum isolate F172 chromosome 10, ASM1918654v1, whole genome shotgun sequence harbors:
- the LOC125842924 gene encoding uncharacterized protein LOC125842924, with the protein product MPKTRAYVSNGRRESLSETTIEVGQPPVVLPSVVGAQIASEIIWRTADQQCYERFQKMKPPSFKGVGMVDARGVKFVALQFCGRAKEWWKPFVMSREVGSPLIEHAVTIVPEEVERVPRFVRGLTVSVKSYVFRAARDGASFQSIVSTAKRSYDATVCPLQNLSEPQRSNSALPARGRGRVQSDKGGRTTGRDLHPDRDIDFAIDLESGTKPISIPPYHMAPAQLKELKDKLHNLFTKGFIRPSVSPWGAPVLFVRKNDGSMKMCIDYRQFNKVTVKNKYHLSHIDDLFDQLHGASLFCKIDLRYSYHQLKIRALDIPKIAFTTCYGNYEFLVLSFGLTNTPTFMELMNGVFRPYLDFFAIVFIDDILVYSKIEEDHDRHLRIVP